A region of Caretta caretta isolate rCarCar2 chromosome 26, rCarCar1.hap1, whole genome shotgun sequence DNA encodes the following proteins:
- the NEFM gene encoding neurofilament medium polypeptide codes for MSYTLDTLGNPSYRRMTESRAIYSRASASPSSGFRSQSWSRGTPSTASSPYKRSALGAPRVSYSSAVLSSSESLDLSQSSLLNGAGDFKLSRSSEKEQLQGLNDRFAGYIEKVHGLEQQNRAIEAEIAALRQKQAGRSQLGDAYEQELRELRRALEQVNHEKAQLQLDSEHVEEDIQRFKERFEEEARLRDETEATIRALRKDMEEASLVKAELDKKVQSLQDEVAFLRGNHEEEVAELLAQIQASHITVERKDYMKTDITAALKEIRSQLECHSDQNMHQAEEWFKCRYAKLTEAAEHNKEAIRTAKEEIAEYRRQLQSKSVELESVRGTKESLERQLNDIEERHSNDLSTYQDTIQQLENELRGTKWEMARHLREYQDLLNVKMALDIEIAAYRKLLEGEETRFSVFSGSITGPTFTHRQPTVTISSSKIQKSKAEPPKLKVQHKFVEEIIEETKVEDEKSEMDDALVAIAEELATGARQEEQKKEEEAVEEEIVAEKKAPVKAAAPKAEEEEEEEEEKGEEEEEEEEAAKSDEAEEGGSEKEEAEEKSEKEEGEEAEQEEEEEEGEAEAEGKEAEVETKKEKEPEGKSKEEAEKAAVEEKVEKVKASLAKSPPKSPAAEEAAEEQKASREEAEEGESEEQKVEKEGKEKETKEEKPGSPEKPGSPEKLGSPVKEEKAAVEETISVTKVTKVSVEKESKMKEGGSEGEESDQASKGSMKEDIAVNGEVDEKEEEKSKEKEVEEEDKGVVTNGLDVSPSEEKKGKSEEKVVVTKKVEKITSDGADSTTKYITKSVTVTQKVEEHEETFEEKMVSTKKVEKVTSHAVIKQVQDSE; via the exons ATGAGCTACACCCTGGACACGCTCGGCAACCCCTCCTACCGGAGGATGACCGAGAGCCGGGCCATCTACAGCCGGGCCAGCGCCTCCCCGTCCAGCGGCTTCAGGTCGCAGTCCTGGTCCCGGGGCACCCCGAGCACCGCCTCCTCCCCGTACAAGCGCAGCGCCCTGGGCGCGCCGCGGGTGTCCTACAGCTCCGCGGTGCTGAGCTCCTCCGAGAGCCTGGACCTCAGCCAGTCCTCCCTGCTCAACGGGGCCGGGGACTTCAAGCTGAGCCGCTCCAGCGagaaggagcagctgcaggggctGAACGACCGCTTCGCCGGCTACATCGAGAAGGTGCACGGCCTGGAGCAGCAGAACCGGGCGATCGAGGCGGAGATCGCCGCCCTGCGCCAGAAGCAAGCCGGGCGCTCGCAGCTGGGCGACGCCTACGAGCAGGAGCTGCGGGAGCTGCGCCGCGCCCTGGAGCAGGTGAACCACGAGAAGGCGCAGCTCCAGCTGGACTCGGAGCACGTGGAGGAGGACATCCAGCGCTTCAAGGAGCGCTTCGAGGAGGAGGCCCGGCTGCGCGACGAGACCGAAGCCACCATCCGCGCCCTGCGCAAGGACATGGAGGAGGCCTCCCTGGTCAAGGCGGAGCTGGACAAGAAGGTGCAGTCGCTGCAGGACGAGGTGGCCTTCCTGCGGGGCAACCACGAGGAGGAGGTGGCCGAGCTCCTCGCCCAGATCCAGGCGTCCCACATCACGGTGGAGAGGAAGGACTACATGAAGACGGACATCACCGCCGCCCTCAAGGAGATCCGCAGCCAGCTGGAGTGCCACTCCGACCAGAACATGCACCAAGCCGAGGAGTGGTTCAAATGTCGCTACGCCAAGCTCACCGAGGCGGCGGAGCACAACAAAGAGGCCATCCGCACGGCCAAGGAGGAGATCGCCGAGTACAGGAGGCAGCTGCAGTCCAAGAGCGTGGAGCTGGAGTCGGTGCGGGGCACCAAGGAGTCCTTGGAGAGGCAGCTGAACGACATCGAGGAGCGCCACAGCAACGATCTCTCGACCTACCAG GACACAATTCAGCAGTTGGAAAACGAGCTGAGgggtacaaaatgggaaatggcacGTCATTTGAGGGAATACCAGGATCTCCTCAATGTCAAGATGGCGCTGGATATTGAAATTGCTGCATACAG GAAACTACTGGAGGGTGAAGAGACAAGATTCAGTGTCTTCTCGGGAAGCATTACTGGTCCCACATTTACACACAGGCAACCCACGGTCACAATATCATCTAGTAAAATACAGAAATCAAAAGCTGAGCCGCCAAAGCTAAAGGTCCAGCACAAATTTGTAGAAGAAATCATTGAAGAGACAAAGGTGGAGGATGAAAAGTCTGAAATGGATGATGCCCTGGTAGCCATTGCAGAGGAACTGGCAACCGGAGCCAGGCAGGAAGAACAGAAGAAGGAAGAAGAAGCAGTGGAAGAGGAAATTGTAGCTGAGAAGAAAGCTCCAGTGAAAGCAGCTGCACCCAaagctgaagaagaagaagaagaagaagaggagaagggagaagaagaggaggaggaggaggaggctgcaaaATCTGATGAAGCAGAAGAAGGAGGTTCTGAAAAAGAAGAAGCAGAGGAAAAGAGTGAAAAGGAAGAGGGTGAGGAGGCTGagcaggaagaagaagaagaagaaggcgAGGCCGAAGCCGAGGGAAAAGAAGCTGAGGTGGAGactaagaaagaaaaggaacCTGAAGGGAAGAGCAAGGAAGAGGCTGAAAAGGCTGCAGTAGAAGAGAAGGTGGAAAAAGTGAAAGCGTCTTTAGCAAAATCTCCACCTAAATCTCCTGCAGCAGAAGAGGCTGCGGAAGAACAGAAGGCATCAAGAGAAGAAGCTGAAGAAGGAGAAAGTGAAGAACAGAAAGTGGAGAAGGAAGGTaaagagaaggaaacaaaggAGGAGAAGCCGGGATCCCCAGAGAAGCCGGGATCCCCAGAGAAGCTGGGATCCccagtgaaagaagaaaaggctGCGGTGGAAGAGACCATCTCGGTCACAAAGGTAACAAAAGTCAGTGTAGAGAAAGAGTCCAAAATGaaggaagggggcagtgaaggagaggaaagtgaccaggccTCCAAGGGGTCCATGAAAGAAGACATTGCAGTGAATGGGGAGGTGgatgagaaggaggaggagaaatccAAAGAAAAAGAAGTGGAGGAGGAAGACAAGGGTGTGGTCACCAATGGCCTGGATGTGAGTCCATCTGaagagaagaaagggaagagcGAAGAGAAAGTTGTGGTCACCAAAAAGGTGGAGAAAATCACGAGCGACGGTGCGGACAGTACAACCAAATACATCACCAAGTCTGTGACAGTCACCCAAAAGGTAGAGGAGCATGAGGAAACTTTTGAAGAGAAAATGGTTTCCACCAAGAAGGTTGAGAAAGTCACTTCTCATGCTGTAATAAAGCAAGTACAAGACAGCGAGTAA